The DNA segment GTTGCACTTGTAGCGATTGGGCGGGGTTAGACGAAAAGGGAAAGATGGATGATTTGTGAGGCCATAAAAAAAGAGCCACTTGGGCTCTTTTTAGGAATGACTTAGCAGCGATTAGCCAGCGAAATTTTGGTTCACGAAGTCCCAGTTAACTAATTGCCAGAAGTGGGCTAAGTAGTCAGGACGTACGTTGCGGTAATCGATGTAGTAAGCGTGTTCCCACACGTCAACAGTCAGGATTGGTGTCACAGTGCTGTCAGTCAGAGGCGTTGCAGCATTGCTAGTGTTAACGATAGCTACAGTGCCATCGGCTTTTTTCACTAACCAAGTCCAAGCGCTACCAAAGTTGTTTACCGCAGAATCGGTAAATTGTGCTTTGAATGCGTCGAATGAACCGAATGCAGCATTGATCGCATCAGCCACAGGACCTGTTGGCTCACCGCCAGCGTTAGGCGCTAAGCAGTTCCAGTAGAAAGTGTGGTTCCAAACTTGAGCTGCGTTGTTAAATACGCCACCAGTAGAAGTCTTGATGATCTCTTCTAAAGATTTACCTGCGAAATCGGTTCCTTCGATTAAACCGTTTAGCTTAACAACGTAGGTGTTGTGATGCTTGCCGTAGTGGTATTCAATGGTTTCTTGAGAAATGTGTGGTTCTAGTGCGTTCTTTGCATATGGTAATGCGGGTAATTCGAAAGCCATTAGTATCTCTCCATGGTCTTAGGTTATCGTTTTTTAAACGTGCTCACTGCGCTCTATTGTACCGATAATATTTGTGATGTGAATCATTGTTTGGCTAATTGATTAGATAGGCGTCATCGAAAAACTAATTGTAGGGCATAACCTTACAAACTGTGGGATTTTGTTCTGTGCCTAGCTGTCGTACAATAGCAGCATTGAGTCAATGTCATCGTACTTAGGAATTAAAATGGAAACAGTAGAGAAAATTAAACAGCAGATCGCTGAAAACCCAATCATCGTATACATGAAGGGTTCTCCTAAATTACCAAGCTGTGGTTTTTCATCTCAGGTAGCACAAATCATGATCAACTGCGGCGAGCAGTTTGCATTTGTGGATATTCTCCAGCACCCAGATATCCGTGCTGAATTACCTAAGTATGCAAACTGGCCAACTTTCCCACAATTGTGGATTGAAGGCGAGCTGATTGGTGGTTGTGATATCGTGGTTGATATGTACCAAAAAGGCGAATTACAGCCGTTAATCAAAGCGACTGCTGATAAATACAAAACCGCAGAGTAATCACGCGCAAAAGTGATGAAAGAATAATAAAAAAGCCGTTAAGTGAATAACTTAGCGGCTTTTTTGTTGCCTGCTCCTAACATAAGGCATAAGGATTAGGCGATGAGTGATGAACTACTGTGCTAACTCACACTGTTTAGTGTGATGCAGCGTCACGCTCGTGGTGTTTGCTCGCGGGTAATAGCAGATTCATGGTGATGGCCACAATACCACAGAGGCTGATGCCTGTGAGGCTGAAGGAGCCGATGCCAAAGGCCATACCACCGATACCAAATACCAGTGTCACGCCGACAATGCTTAAGTTACGTGGCTCGGATAAATCCACGTGATTACGGATTAGGGTATTTAAGCCCACTGCGGCTATAGAACCAAAGAGCAAACACATAATGCCGCCCATCACTGGGACGGGAATCGTTTGCATCAGAGCGCCTAACTTACCCACGAAGGCCAAGGTAATAGCGGTAATCGCCGTCCACGTCATGATTTTGGGGTCGAAGTTACGGGTTAAAGTCACAGCGCCTGTCACTTCAGAATAAGTCGTGTTTGGTGGACCGCCGAAGGCCGCTGCGGCAATTGTCGCGACGCCGTCACCGGTTAAGGTGCGATGCAGGCCGGGTTTTTTCATAAAGTCTTTACCTGTGACATTAGAAATCGCCAGGATATCACCAATATGTTCAACCGCAGGCGCAATCGCAACTGGGATCATAAAGGCGATGGCATGCCAGTTAAATTCGGGCGCGACAAATTTCGGAATAGCAATCCAGCTTGCCGCGGTAACCACTGCAAAATCCACGATACCAAAGGCAAGACTTAGGCCATAACCCACCACAATCCCCGCCAGAATCGGCATGACTTTAAGTAAGCCCTTGGCAAAAATAGCCACAGCTATAGTGGTACAGAGTGAGGCGAGGGAAATAATCAAAGCCGTATTGGTGGGGACGAGCGTTAAACTGCCATCTCCACTTTTACCCAGTGCCATATTCACCGCCACTGGTGCTAAACCTAGACCAATGATAATAATCACTGGGCCAACCACCACAGGCGGTAGCAGCTTATGGATAAAGTCGGTGCCGCGCACTTTAACGAGTGCCCCAAGGAGCACATAGACTAGACCCGCGGCAATGATGCCGCCCATGGTTGATGGGATCCCCCAGGTTTGTACTCCATACAGAATTGGAGCAATAAAAGCGAAGGAGGAGGCGAGGAAGATAGGGACTTGGCGTTTCGTGATCAACTGAAACAATAGCGTACCAATACCCGCGGTAAACAGGGCGACACTGGTATCAAGCCCCGTGAGTAGCGGCATTAGCACTAGGGCGCCAAATGCAACAAACAGCATTTGTGCGCCCTGAAGTGGAATAGCGAGTCGTTTCATTTATTATTCTCGTAAATTTAGGGTAAACCGCGAGATGATAACAGTTTGTTGCTATATGTTCCTTATAAAATGGCTCGTTTGCGGGTAAGGATCACTGTTTTATTGCCAAAGCGAGTGGCAGCACTTAATCCGTGCTGGAAATCTCCCCAAGACTCGCTAAAGGCGCTAACTATGGTACAATTTGCACTATCTGACGTTACTTCAACTACTCAAAGATGCTGAAATTCCTATTAAAGCCAAGCTTACTCGCGTTTTTATACTGCCTGTTTACCGTTAATAGCCTGCAAGCTGTTGAAGTGAGTAAATTAGATGAAGCCGATGTGCCCGTGGCTTCCCGCGCCGTGCCTGAACGGAATAAAGCCCTTAAAGCCGCGCTGGAAAAAGTGATCATTAAGAATACCGGGACTGCGCGCTCTTTGGATAACGGCGTTATCCAATCGCAACTGGCCAATCCCGATGCACTGCTCAGCCAATATGGTTATGTGGAGCAAAATGGCCAACTGTTGTTAAAAGCCAACTTTGAGCATCGCCGCATTATTACCCTGTTACGTCAGGCCCAATTACCTGTGTGGGGCATTCAACGTCCACTGACACTCTTTTGGGTTGCCATGCCAAGTGAAGGTGACACGATTTTACTGAGTGACTCATCGACCTTAGCCGAGCGTCAGGCATTTACGACTTTTTCCGATGAACGCGGTATTCCTGTCATGCTTCCGATCCTCGATCTCGATGAGTTGATGGGCATCAATCCCAATGATGTCAAAGGCATGTTTGCCGATATCGTGGCAAGTGTCTCGGGACGTTATCAAGCCGACTTCTTAGCCCTCGTCGCGATTGACCCTGCGGGAAACCAAGTGCGTTATCGCTTAAACTTGTATACCAAGGCCACGATCGACTCATTAACGCCGCCACTGTTTAGCTTTAATGGCACAGCAGAAAATAGCGCGCAGGCGATCACTGCTATGATGGCGGCGCTAGGCGATTACTATTTTACTAAGTACGCCATCGCCGATTCAGGCGAGCAGGTCGGCGCCAGTGTGACCTTTGTGAACATTGATAAAATGGCGCAGCTGGTTGAAGTCGAAAAATACTTAAAACAACTCAGCGCCGTGAAGAATGCGACGCTGTCGCGCATCCAAGGTAATACCGCGACGTTTTCCTTGGATTTGTTTGGTTCTCAGACCGACTTTGAGCGTTTACTGAGTCTAGAGCCACGAATTTCGGTGGTGGCGCCAGGGGAGTTTTCTGCCGGTGCCAGCCCTGCGGGTAAAACTGTCTACCAATGGCGGTTACCTTAAACTTCCCTCGTCGTGACTGGGCATACCTGTGCTCAGTTATGTGGGGGAGTCGATAATTTATTGATATTGAGACGTACGAGTGCCATTAAACTCACCGCTACAACTGTCGTTACCGGTTTACTTACCGGATGATGAAACCTTTAACAGTTATTATCCGGCAGCGGGTAATGACGAACTTATCCAAAAGTTGCGCGCCAATGCCGAAGGCCAAGGTGAAGCCGCTATCTATGTGTGGGGACCTGTGAAATCGGGTCGGACTCACTTAATGCACGCCGCCTGTGCCCATGCCAATGAACTCGACCGCCGCAGTTTTTACCTTCCCCTTGGCATTCATGCGAGTATCTCGACTGCGCTGTTGGAAGGTTTAGAACAGCTCGATTTGATCTGCATCGATGATGTGGATGACATTGCGGGTCACCCGATTTGGGAAGAAGCTATATTCGATTTATACAATCGTGTCGCGGAGAACAAGCGTTGTGCGCTGGTAGTCAGCGGCCGCTCGGCGCCCGCGGATGCAGGCTTCTTGTTGCCTGATTTAGTCTCTAGAATGCAGTGGGGACTCAATTATCAGCTGCAACCTATGGCCGATGATGAAAAGTTAGCTGCATTGCAACGCCGTGCAGCGATGCGCGGATTACAGTTGCCCGAAGACGTGGGCCGTTTCTTGCTGAACCGCATGGCAAGGGATCTACGTACCTTGTTTGATGTGTTAGATAAACTGGATAAGGCATCCCTCGTACATCAGCGCAAGCTCACGATTCCTTTTGCTAAAGAAATGCTCCACCTGTAATCGCATTGACTTACAGTTAGTTACTGTTAATCGAAAAGCCTGTGTTAATAAGCATTCAGCGTTAACAAAAAGCCCGTCGTATCACGACGGGCTTTTTTATCTCTACTTATCTCACATCTATCGCTAACATTAGGTCTGCTAGCAGGCTTGAGTCTAGTGTATCTGCCGATTTAGCAATCTAGATCACTGTTGTGGATGACGGTGACGATCGCCACTGAAACGGAGCTCTGGCTCGGTAAGCGTTTCGCTACTTGTCGCAACTCCTTGTAGTCCTCTCACTGTGGTATTGGGTGAAATCCCCAGGGTTTGGCGCCAGCTTTGGCCTTGAGTCATAGCAATGGGCTCGGGCAGGCTCGTGAGCAGGCTGATGCCGTCAAGCTCTGGCAACATGCCATCGATCACCAAGGCTGCGCGGTTCGCCAGACTATCATCACCAATTCGTCCCCTTTGTCCCCAGTCAACAATCACTGTATCTGCTGTAAGAACTGCGGGTAGGTTAGTGACGGCCACATCGCGCTGGATTTGATAGCGATAGCTCATCATGGCTTCTTCGAACAGCATCGCCGTGTCTTCACGGGTACTGGAATAGTTATAAAAGTCATTGGCGATATCACCGGAGAAAAACGTACTCACATCCGAAGGTTGATAGGCTTTTTGGGTTGCAGTGGCTTTGGCGCCCAAGAAGCTCACCGCCGCAAGGCCTGTCATTTCGGTACTGGTGAGGGGATAGCTGCGACTCACTTGATCGGATATCAAACTCTTATTGGCATTTCGGCGGCTATAGTCGTCCAACAATCTAGGGCCTGTTAGCGTGGCGTGAATGCTTCTTGGGAAGAAGTCATTGGCGTGGGCGAGCTCATGGTATAAGAGTGAAGCGAGATCGGGATTAATCTGGCTGAGCGTGCGGGTGGCGCGCGTCGTGATTGGGAATCCCTGTGAAGCATATTGGTTATTTTTAACGTAACGCCACGGCATGAGGAAATTGAGCTCGCTGCCAAAGTCGCTGCGATAATCTGGCGCCTCGTTAATGCTGTCACGCTGGGTTGGCGTGAGCCACAAATCATTAGGGTCGAGATAAATCGCCCCCGTGACTACCCAATAAAACGAGGGGCGCACATCATAGCTTATCACCACGGCGGTGACCGATTGTAGTAGGCGTGCAAAATCGCTGCTCGGGTCCATTTGACGTAAAAATGCGGCGAAATTGTCCCCCATCCAATCGTGGGACACTAATACGCGATCGAGAATAGTGTCGACATCGAGCGTATTTGAAACTTGGCCGATAAGCGGCAATTGGTTGATAGTACAAGCCTCTTTTAACTGATTCGAGTACACACAGCTCGTTAAGGCACTGGCATAGGGAGAGGTAGTGTTATAAGCGTGGGTGCGCGCCACGGGTGTATCGAAGTAGGTAGAGCTTATCGTGGGCGCCGCCGTGGTGAGCACATAGGCTTCATCTGTCACGGTATTACCGTTAATCGTGGCCGATGCCCTAAGGCGGGTTAAGGTATCTTGACCTACAGTGGGCGCGATAAACAGGGGTCTAAAGGGATCGCTGATATCGAGACTGACACTGGGGCCCTCGGCGATACACCAATTGATGCTAGATGCACTAAGGCCCGCTTGTTGAGCGATGCGTAGGCTGACATCGTTACCCTCAACGGCTTGATGATCTTGACGAATGTTCAGCATTGTCCCCGCGCTGCTGTCGGCATTGATAGCTATTTCGCCAGTCTCATCGATATTACTGCCGCTGATATGTAGGCTAAAACGGTAGCTACCTGCAGTGGGAATATCGAAGGCTAATACTGGACTATTTTGACTCACGAGTTCAATGCTGGGTCCTTCTAACTGTTGCCAGCGGAAAGTAAGATCCTGTGAATCGCGATTCCCTAGGCTGGCGATAATGGCGCTGGGTTGTCCCGCCACATATTGGGGCTCAGTTTTAAAGCGGATGGCGCCTGAGTCTGTGGCCACCAGTGGAGTCACTGTGGCGCAGCGTGGCACGTTAGTGGTTGGTGGGGTGACTGTACCACCATCATTATTATCTCCACCACCGCCACCACAGGCGCTGAGTGCAACGGTTGCCGCGATAATACTTAATCGACGCATTGGAACCCATATTTCCATCATGACTCACTCCAATTAACGCTATGTTATTGTTTTTGTAGTATGACTGGCTTGATTGGCCGTCATTCCTTGGCATATCAATCGACTATAGCATGCTCTTTTGGTTACAAAAAGTGATGAAAGGTAAGTTAAATGTTGTCAATTTGCGGAGTTGGAGTCGTATCGAAAAGGGATTAATACAGCAGCGTATTTTACTGTGAGTGAAGATTATAAAGCGGGGTTAGAATTTATAGAGCCATGATGTTTTGAGTCACAATCTCTTGATTCACAAGCTCTTGAATAACAGCATCTTGAATAACGACTTCTCGAATCAACTTCTCGAATCCAAGAGCGCGGAGCGGTATTAAAACCGAACCGCGCTTACTCATCGGAACTTATTGATCGGAACTTGCTCATCGGCACTGGCTAATCGTGACTTGCTGTTCGCCGCCAGCGATGAGATTGATTGGATCTCACAATCAGTCTTGCTTGTCGGACTTTTTCTTAAGGCCCAGACCGAGCTCACGTCCACGGATACGAGCATAAAACGGGAACGCGACTAACAGCGCGCCAATCAGCAGGACTTCAATAATAGCAAAGGCCAATGCATCGGTCGTGACATACAACAAGGTGAGGGCGTGCAGCATATATAAGCATAAAATAAAGCTGGCCCAAGCGTAGGTGTACGGGTTGCCCTTTAAAATGCCTCTTACAGGTAACAATAAAGGCACTAGCCAAAGCAGGCTGAATAATAAGGTGTATTCCCCATTGATGCCCTGACCAATAAACCAACCGCCCAGCAGGAGAACGAGGGCAAGGTAGCCTAAACGGCTCAGTGTCAGCAGAGTGCTTGAGGTCATGATGTTCCTATTTTAATCGCATCGAATGATGGTGAAATGGCCGAAGATTAGAGAATGTTCAGTACATTTTCCGGTGGACGACCAATGGCAGCCTGTTGATTGGCCAGTACGATTGGGCGTTCAATCAATTTTGGCGTCTTGACCATGGCATCAATAAGTTGCTCTTCGGTTAATGCCGGATTAGCGAGTCCCAGTGCTTGATACTCGTCTTCCTTAGTGCGCATTAACTCACGGGCGCTGAGTTTGAGAGTGGCTAAAATCCCACGGATATCAGCGGCGCTTGGAGGATTCTTGAGGTATTCCACTACTGTGATATCACAGCCTTGCTGCTCGAGTAGGGCTAAGGTTTCGCGGCTCTTTGAACAACGTGGGTTATGGTAAATCGTTGCTTGGGTCATAGTACTTATGCTCAATCGGCTAAAACAATGGCGCGGATGATAGCAGAAAAAACAGCGCCCCGTCAGGGTGTTCGGGGCGCGATTATAAGGGATAGAGATAAAGTGGCTATTTTACTTCAGGGCATCCATCTCTTTATCCGCTTGTTTAAATTGGCGGATACGTGCTTCGATTCGTGCCAGCTGTAAGGGATTACCTTCCGAGGCGCGGTAGGCAAAGTTGAGCTGATCAATTGCCCCCTTATAGTTAGCGCCTAGCGCCATTAACTCAGCATTGGAAAAATACTCCATGCCCTGATTGCCCAATTTTTTATAGGCAAGATTAAGCAGTTGATAGGGCAGTTGATTTTGCTTATCGAGGAAAATCATGTCTTCCAGTAGTGGGATGGCTTTCGCTGGCTCACCGGCCTCAATATAGATATTGGCTAAGTTCGCATTAATCACCTGCGATGTGGGTTTCATCTTACGCTGGGCTTCGAGTAACTTAGTCGCCTGAGCAAAATCCTTACGCTCATTGAGTAAATCCGTCTTGGTATCGATATAAAACAAGTTGTTATCATCGATTTTTAATAGCTCATCGATAATCTTTTCGGACTCATCAAATTTCTTCAATCTAAACAGCGCTAAGGCTTTGCCGTAGAGGGCGGCCTCTTTAAAGCCGTAGGTTTGCTTATTAAGCTGTTTTTCAAACATGCTCAATACCGCATCGTCGCTGTAACTGGAAAAACGCACCTGAATACGGGCTTTGGCGAGCTGGAAGTTCAAATTATCCGGCACATAACGGTGTGGGTACTGGTGGGCGCGATCCCGCGCCTCGGAGATGCGTGACTCGGGTAATGGGTGAGTCAGCAACATTTGTGGTGGCGTGGTAGTAAAACGGTAGCGACTGGCAAGCTTACCGAAGAAATCGGCGGCCGCATTGGGGTCAAAGCCCGCATCGACCAGAATCTGCATGCCAATCCGATCGGCTTCTTTTTCATGCAGACGGGTATAGTTGATTTTTGATTGGGTCGCCATGGCTTGAGTGGTTGCCAGCGCGGCCATCCCCGCCTGAGGTACGGCGATGGTTAATAAAATCGCCCCCAGTAGGCCTGCAACGGTCGCAGGACCACTTTTTTGCTGCGCTTCGAGGGAGCGCGCCAAATGACGTTGGGTCACGTGGGTAATTTCGTGGCCGAGCACTGAGGCCAGCTCACTTTCATTATCGGCGTTAAGGAATAGCCCTGTGTGTACTGCA comes from the Shewanella mangrovisoli genome and includes:
- a CDS encoding uracil-xanthine permease family protein produces the protein MKRLAIPLQGAQMLFVAFGALVLMPLLTGLDTSVALFTAGIGTLLFQLITKRQVPIFLASSFAFIAPILYGVQTWGIPSTMGGIIAAGLVYVLLGALVKVRGTDFIHKLLPPVVVGPVIIIIGLGLAPVAVNMALGKSGDGSLTLVPTNTALIISLASLCTTIAVAIFAKGLLKVMPILAGIVVGYGLSLAFGIVDFAVVTAASWIAIPKFVAPEFNWHAIAFMIPVAIAPAVEHIGDILAISNVTGKDFMKKPGLHRTLTGDGVATIAAAAFGGPPNTTYSEVTGAVTLTRNFDPKIMTWTAITAITLAFVGKLGALMQTIPVPVMGGIMCLLFGSIAAVGLNTLIRNHVDLSEPRNLSIVGVTLVFGIGGMAFGIGSFSLTGISLCGIVAITMNLLLPASKHHERDAASH
- the sodB gene encoding superoxide dismutase [Fe], with product MAFELPALPYAKNALEPHISQETIEYHYGKHHNTYVVKLNGLIEGTDFAGKSLEEIIKTSTGGVFNNAAQVWNHTFYWNCLAPNAGGEPTGPVADAINAAFGSFDAFKAQFTDSAVNNFGSAWTWLVKKADGTVAIVNTSNAATPLTDSTVTPILTVDVWEHAYYIDYRNVRPDYLAHFWQLVNWDFVNQNFAG
- the arsC gene encoding arsenate reductase (glutaredoxin) (This arsenate reductase requires both glutathione and glutaredoxin to convert arsenate to arsenite, after which the efflux transporter formed by ArsA and ArsB can extrude the arsenite from the cell, providing resistance.), yielding MTQATIYHNPRCSKSRETLALLEQQGCDITVVEYLKNPPSAADIRGILATLKLSARELMRTKEDEYQALGLANPALTEEQLIDAMVKTPKLIERPIVLANQQAAIGRPPENVLNIL
- a CDS encoding beta-barrel assembly-enhancing protease; this encodes MRNLTFLTRCKPLAASVLSLMLLGGAAKSFANNDLPDLGTAAVNTFSLEKEMVYGDAYMRVIRSSAPMLNDPVLSQYLTELGNKLVAHATGVKTPFYFFLLQNDEINAFAFFGGHVAVHTGLFLNADNESELASVLGHEITHVTQRHLARSLEAQQKSGPATVAGLLGAILLTIAVPQAGMAALATTQAMATQSKINYTRLHEKEADRIGMQILVDAGFDPNAAADFFGKLASRYRFTTTPPQMLLTHPLPESRISEARDRAHQYPHRYVPDNLNFQLAKARIQVRFSSYSDDAVLSMFEKQLNKQTYGFKEAALYGKALALFRLKKFDESEKIIDELLKIDDNNLFYIDTKTDLLNERKDFAQATKLLEAQRKMKPTSQVINANLANIYIEAGEPAKAIPLLEDMIFLDKQNQLPYQLLNLAYKKLGNQGMEYFSNAELMALGANYKGAIDQLNFAYRASEGNPLQLARIEARIRQFKQADKEMDALK
- the hda gene encoding DnaA inactivator Hda — protein: MPLNSPLQLSLPVYLPDDETFNSYYPAAGNDELIQKLRANAEGQGEAAIYVWGPVKSGRTHLMHAACAHANELDRRSFYLPLGIHASISTALLEGLEQLDLICIDDVDDIAGHPIWEEAIFDLYNRVAENKRCALVVSGRSAPADAGFLLPDLVSRMQWGLNYQLQPMADDEKLAALQRRAAMRGLQLPEDVGRFLLNRMARDLRTLFDVLDKLDKASLVHQRKLTIPFAKEMLHL
- a CDS encoding DUF2066 domain-containing protein, coding for MLKFLLKPSLLAFLYCLFTVNSLQAVEVSKLDEADVPVASRAVPERNKALKAALEKVIIKNTGTARSLDNGVIQSQLANPDALLSQYGYVEQNGQLLLKANFEHRRIITLLRQAQLPVWGIQRPLTLFWVAMPSEGDTILLSDSSTLAERQAFTTFSDERGIPVMLPILDLDELMGINPNDVKGMFADIVASVSGRYQADFLALVAIDPAGNQVRYRLNLYTKATIDSLTPPLFSFNGTAENSAQAITAMMAALGDYYFTKYAIADSGEQVGASVTFVNIDKMAQLVEVEKYLKQLSAVKNATLSRIQGNTATFSLDLFGSQTDFERLLSLEPRISVVAPGEFSAGASPAGKTVYQWRLP
- a CDS encoding DUF2069 domain-containing protein, producing the protein MTSSTLLTLSRLGYLALVLLLGGWFIGQGINGEYTLLFSLLWLVPLLLPVRGILKGNPYTYAWASFILCLYMLHALTLLYVTTDALAFAIIEVLLIGALLVAFPFYARIRGRELGLGLKKKSDKQD
- a CDS encoding Grx4 family monothiol glutaredoxin encodes the protein METVEKIKQQIAENPIIVYMKGSPKLPSCGFSSQVAQIMINCGEQFAFVDILQHPDIRAELPKYANWPTFPQLWIEGELIGGCDIVVDMYQKGELQPLIKATADKYKTAE